The Nerophis lumbriciformis linkage group LG34, RoL_Nlum_v2.1, whole genome shotgun sequence genome includes a window with the following:
- the gja1b gene encoding gap junction alpha-1 protein yields MGDWSALGRLLDKVQAYSTAGGKVWLSVLFIFRILVLGTAVESAWGDEQSAFKCNTQQPGCENVCYDKSFPISHVRFWVLQIIFVSTPTLLYLAHVFYLNRKEQKLNRKEEVLKVVQNDGGDVDLPLKKIEMKKVKYGIDEHGKVKMKGALLRTYIVSIFFKSMFEVGFLVIQWYIYGFSLSAIYTCERSPCPHRVDCFLSRPTEKTVFIIFMLVVSLVSLLLNVIELFYVFFKRIKDRVKGQQQPTLYPSAGTLSPTPKDHPTTKYAYYNGCSSPTAPLSPMSPPGYKLATGERGTGSCRNFNKQAHEQNWANYSTEQNRLGQNGGGSTISNSHAQAFDFPDDTHEHKKLSSTAGHELQPLALMDARPCSRASSRMSSRARPDDLDV; encoded by the coding sequence ATGGGTGATTGGAGTGCTCTTGGTCGTTTGCTGGACAAGGTCCAGGCCTACTCTACAGCTGGAGGGAAGGTCTGGCTGTCGGTCCTCTTCATCTTCAGGATACTGGTCCTGGGCACGGCGGTAGAATCCGCCTGGGGAGATGAGCAGTCCGCCTTCAAATGTAATACTCAACAACCTGGTTGTGAGAACGTCTGCTACGACAAATCCTTTCCCATCTCCCATGTTCGATTCTGGGTCCTCCAGATTATCTTCGTGTCGACCCCCACGTTGCTTTATCTGGCTCATGTCTTCTACCTGAACAGGAAGGAACAGAAACTAAACAGGAAggaggaagtgcttaaagttgtaCAAAATGACGGAGGAGATGTCGACCTCCCACTGAAGAAAATAGAAATGAAAAAGGTGAAATATGGCATTGATGAGCACGGCAAAGTCAAAATGAAGGGGGCCCTGCTCAGAACTTACATCGTTAGCATTTTCTTCAAGTCGATGTTTGAAGTGGGCTTTCTTGTCATCCAGTGGTACATATATGGATTCAGCTTGTCTGCGATCTACACCTGCGAGAGGTCCCCTTGCCCGCATAGAGTGGACTGTTTCTTGTCACGTCCCACAGAAAAGACCGTCTTCATCATCTTCATGCTGGTGGTCTCGCTGGTGTCTCTGCTCCTCAATGTCATAGAGCTCTTCTATGTGTTCTTTAAAAGGATCAAGGATCGCGTGAAGGGCCAACAGCAGCCCACGCTCTACCCAAGTGCGGGCACTTTGAGTCCAACCCCCAAAGATCACCCCACCACCAAGTACGCCTACTACAACGGTTGTTCTTCCCCGACTGCCCCTCTCTCACCCATGTCTCCCCCAGGTTACAAGCTGGCCACAGGAGAGCGGGGGACCGGCTCGTGTCGAAATTTTAACAAACAGGCCCACGAGCAGAATTGGGCCAACTATTCCACAGAGCAGAACCGGCTTGGTCAGAATGGCGGAGGGAGCACTATTTCGAACTCCCACGCACAAGCCTTTGACTTCCCAGACGACACGCACGAGCATAAGAAACTGTCCTCAACGGCGGGACACGAGCTGCAACCGCTAGCACTGATGGACGCCAGGCCCTGCAGCCGGGCCAGTAGCCGGATGAGCAGTCGGGCCAGGCCAGATGACCTGGACGTGTAA